The following proteins are encoded in a genomic region of Reichenbachiella sp.:
- a CDS encoding cytochrome c: MKFVVSVLALITLINCRPEGRYTGSEAIKFDQYMFQGEQLYIAHCINCHQKDGSGLGKLIPPLSTDFVSKQKELSICGIKHGLEGPITINGITYQGAMPGNPRLTPLEIAELMTYISNSWGNEFGMINTGEVSEILKNCAD, translated from the coding sequence ATGAAATTTGTTGTTTCAGTCTTAGCTCTAATTACATTAATCAACTGCCGACCAGAAGGAAGATATACGGGCAGCGAGGCTATCAAATTTGATCAGTATATGTTTCAAGGAGAACAGTTATACATAGCCCATTGCATCAATTGTCACCAAAAAGATGGCTCTGGGTTAGGTAAACTAATCCCACCGCTTTCCACTGACTTTGTATCCAAACAAAAAGAATTATCCATCTGTGGTATCAAGCATGGTTTGGAGGGTCCAATAACAATCAATGGAATCACTTATCAAGGAGCAATGCCTGGTAATCCAAGATTGACACCTCTTGAAATTGCTGAATTAATGACATATATCAGCAACTCCTGGGGTAATGAATTTGGAATGATAAATACAGGTGAAGTAAGTGAAATACTAAAGAACTGTGCAGATTAA
- a CDS encoding agmatinase family protein — protein sequence MSSLSNYDPSAVGVKGSIFGLPFGEEDSRIILLPVPWDATVSYSAGTAEGPQAILDASAQLDLEVVGREAPWKQGIWMAPIDETIRNKSQNLRTLVEPYIDALEAGEEYADMATVIESVDQGTSELKTKLKSQALSYLNKGKIVGLVGGDHSTPLGYLEALNDKYDDFGILQIDAHLDLRKAYEGFEHSHASIMYNALKLSNISKLVQVGIRDFCEEEMEMANSDQRVAVYFDQELKWQQFEGTTWHSLCKEMVAQLPDKVYISFDIDGLQPFLCSGTGTPVPGGLSFEEAVYLIHQVKASGRDIIGFDLNEVAPQTDDKEWNANVGARVLYALCGVCS from the coding sequence ATGTCCAGCTTATCTAATTATGATCCCAGTGCAGTAGGTGTTAAAGGTTCCATCTTTGGATTGCCTTTCGGTGAAGAAGATTCAAGAATCATACTATTGCCTGTGCCATGGGACGCTACCGTTTCTTATTCGGCTGGCACGGCGGAAGGGCCTCAGGCTATTCTGGATGCTTCTGCCCAATTGGACCTTGAAGTAGTAGGAAGGGAAGCGCCATGGAAGCAAGGAATTTGGATGGCGCCAATTGATGAAACGATAAGAAACAAGAGTCAAAATTTAAGAACGCTTGTAGAACCATATATTGATGCCTTAGAGGCTGGAGAGGAGTATGCGGATATGGCAACTGTCATTGAGTCTGTAGATCAAGGTACGAGTGAATTAAAAACAAAACTTAAAAGTCAAGCTTTATCCTATCTTAATAAAGGTAAAATAGTAGGCTTGGTGGGAGGTGATCATAGTACGCCCTTGGGCTATCTCGAAGCGCTAAACGATAAGTACGATGACTTTGGGATTCTACAGATCGACGCACACCTAGATTTGCGCAAAGCCTATGAGGGATTCGAGCATTCCCATGCGTCAATCATGTATAATGCTTTGAAGTTATCCAATATTTCCAAATTGGTGCAGGTAGGGATTCGTGATTTTTGTGAGGAGGAAATGGAAATGGCAAATTCGGATCAGCGAGTGGCCGTCTATTTTGATCAGGAATTGAAATGGCAGCAGTTTGAAGGAACGACCTGGCATTCTTTGTGTAAAGAAATGGTAGCGCAGCTACCTGATAAGGTTTATATCAGCTTTGATATCGACGGGCTACAGCCTTTTTTATGTTCTGGGACGGGGACACCAGTTCCGGGAGGTTTGAGCTTCGAAGAGGCAGTTTATCTGATCCATCAAGTGAAAGCTTCGGGTAGAGATATCATAGGCTTCGATCTGAATGAAGTCGCTCCGCAAACGGACGACAAAGAATGGAATGCGAACGTAGGAGCGAGGGTGTTGTATGCGCTTTGTGGGGTGTGTAGTTAG
- a CDS encoding SCO family protein, with amino-acid sequence MINKILPASLLFVAAILTTFCSQPYGKNELPIMGRKKLVEKEVDGKTVIDTLDHMIADFAFYDQDSTLITNETFKNQIYVSDFFFTSCPTICPKMKKQMLRIYEKFEETPEVAILSHTIDPTHDNVAVLNEYAEALGVNSSKWHFVTGDEDTIYHIGEKSYMVTAGEDEQAPGGYIHSGAFLLVDDQRRIRGVYDGTMEEQVDILLLDMDLLLNELANKKK; translated from the coding sequence ATGATTAATAAAATATTACCTGCATCCCTTCTATTTGTAGCAGCCATTCTTACCACCTTCTGTAGTCAACCTTACGGTAAAAACGAATTACCTATCATGGGAAGGAAAAAACTTGTGGAGAAGGAAGTTGACGGAAAGACTGTTATCGACACACTTGATCACATGATTGCAGACTTCGCCTTCTACGATCAGGACAGTACATTAATTACCAATGAAACTTTTAAGAATCAAATTTACGTCTCAGATTTTTTCTTCACCTCGTGCCCTACTATCTGTCCTAAAATGAAAAAGCAGATGTTACGTATCTATGAAAAATTTGAAGAGACTCCTGAAGTTGCCATACTATCTCATACCATAGACCCCACTCACGACAACGTTGCAGTTCTGAATGAGTATGCAGAAGCGCTTGGAGTAAATAGTTCGAAATGGCATTTTGTAACCGGAGATGAAGATACCATCTATCACATCGGAGAAAAGAGCTATATGGTAACTGCCGGTGAAGATGAGCAAGCTCCAGGAGGATACATTCATAGCGGCGCCTTTTTATTGGTGGACGATCAAAGGCGCATCAGAGGTGTCTATGATGGAACCATGGAAGAACAGGTTGATATTCTGCTGTTAGATATGGACCTTCTACTCAATGAGCTAGCCAATAAGAAGAAATGA
- a CDS encoding DinB family protein, whose protein sequence is MDARNEVLEAFDSLEFRRTQLEVRLNKMDDHLFFIPQGDGKWSINQVLAHLSNSEFGTLRYIQKKMLGIDSLKETSFGAQLRAKLLKLLLDSQIRFRMPKQLPEPSKEIGYDELKNQFAKNRMAIKELIETFPEEHLEKLIFRHPFAGRFSLYHTIVFLEDHYNHHIKQIDRIIEVVENRG, encoded by the coding sequence ATGGATGCAAGAAATGAAGTATTGGAAGCTTTTGATTCTCTTGAGTTTCGAAGAACGCAATTAGAAGTGCGACTAAACAAAATGGATGACCATTTGTTTTTCATACCTCAAGGTGATGGCAAGTGGTCAATCAATCAGGTATTGGCACACCTGTCAAATTCTGAATTTGGTACGTTGCGGTACATTCAAAAAAAAATGCTTGGGATAGACTCGCTGAAAGAAACTTCGTTTGGTGCCCAATTGAGGGCAAAGTTATTGAAGCTGTTGCTTGATTCACAAATTCGCTTCAGAATGCCGAAACAACTTCCAGAACCTTCTAAAGAAATTGGCTATGATGAGCTGAAGAATCAATTTGCGAAAAACAGAATGGCTATTAAAGAATTGATTGAAACCTTTCCGGAAGAGCACTTAGAGAAATTAATCTTTAGGCATCCATTTGCTGGACGATTTTCTCTGTATCACACCATCGTTTTTTTAGAAGATCATTACAATCATCACATCAAACAGATTGACAGAATAATAGAGGTGGTTGAGAATAGGGGGTGA
- a CDS encoding Crp/Fnr family transcriptional regulator, with protein sequence MKNNGSDILLEYGEKVLSSSQIIYQKDDYIFKINEPSDLIYFIEKGSVKLAKEDGSGHEVVKSILSKGSIFGEMALVEQEKREEYARVLSNDTTVRVLVVRELLDAAKTDQSLFSRVLSLMGRKIEKLDKRIESITSKDSRTRIVEFLKELAVESGQKVGFETLIQNNFTHKDIANLTGTSRQTVTTTLNQLKEKNVINFDRRRILIRDVDLLV encoded by the coding sequence ATGAAGAATAATGGATCAGACATACTTCTAGAATACGGGGAGAAAGTACTTTCCTCAAGCCAAATCATTTACCAGAAAGATGATTACATCTTTAAAATCAATGAGCCTTCGGATTTGATATATTTCATTGAAAAGGGAAGTGTGAAGTTGGCAAAGGAAGATGGATCTGGTCATGAAGTGGTGAAATCTATTCTTAGTAAAGGAAGCATATTCGGTGAAATGGCACTAGTAGAACAGGAAAAGAGGGAAGAGTATGCTCGCGTATTGTCCAATGACACCACCGTTCGTGTGTTAGTGGTTCGAGAATTGTTGGATGCGGCCAAAACTGATCAGTCATTATTTTCGAGAGTACTAAGTTTGATGGGACGAAAGATCGAAAAGCTGGATAAGCGAATTGAATCTATTACTTCAAAAGATTCAAGAACCAGAATTGTTGAGTTTTTGAAAGAGCTGGCTGTAGAGAGTGGTCAGAAAGTAGGGTTTGAAACATTGATTCAAAATAACTTCACTCATAAAGATATTGCGAACCTAACCGGAACCTCTAGACAAACTGTAACCACCACTTTGAATCAACTCAAAGAAAAAAATGTAATCAACTTCGATAGAAGAAGGATACTAATTAGAGATGTGGATTTGCTAGTATAG
- a CDS encoding sodium:proton antiporter, producing MHILDILALFICLAGIFIYVNTYYLKLPSSVGLMILALGLSFALLIIEQIIPEFKLGTERILQDYDYHEVLYQLVLSFMLFAGALQIDFKKLAEERTPVLILALLGVLISTFIIGGFVYYLLIWIGIPLDFMYCLVFGALISPTDPIAVTSTIKKYSLSKNLETRIAGESLFNDGIAVVIALTLLDLAHAGEDHFLGIVDIVWVFGTDITGGIVIGLFLGYLGYRLLKYIDNDEVEVEVLMTLALVMAGTQLAEFAHVSAKQAVVVMGLVIGNEGKSGHVTSAAGDYVFKFWHLIEETLNAMLFVLIGLEMLIIPWRLDYFAAGLFAFNIVLFARYVSVSLPIAAMSTYRSFEKNTIHVLAWGGLRGGIPIALSLSLPEFEGKEVIITMTYTVVVCSVLYQGLTIPKLMRITFPRK from the coding sequence ATGCACATTTTAGATATTTTAGCCCTATTCATATGCTTAGCGGGCATCTTTATCTACGTCAATACTTACTATTTGAAACTTCCCTCATCAGTAGGCCTTATGATTTTGGCTTTGGGTCTTTCATTTGCATTATTGATCATCGAGCAGATTATTCCTGAGTTTAAACTAGGAACGGAAAGAATTTTACAAGACTACGACTATCATGAGGTGCTTTATCAGCTTGTGTTGAGCTTTATGCTCTTTGCTGGTGCACTTCAGATCGATTTTAAGAAATTAGCCGAAGAACGTACCCCTGTGCTCATTCTGGCACTTTTAGGAGTTCTTATATCTACATTTATAATAGGAGGCTTTGTTTACTATTTACTGATTTGGATAGGCATACCACTTGACTTCATGTATTGTTTGGTTTTTGGCGCCCTAATATCGCCAACTGATCCAATCGCCGTCACGTCTACCATAAAGAAATATAGCCTATCGAAAAACCTTGAAACCAGAATTGCTGGAGAATCGCTCTTCAATGATGGTATTGCTGTAGTAATTGCCCTTACTCTTTTGGACTTGGCGCACGCAGGTGAAGATCATTTTCTGGGTATTGTAGATATTGTTTGGGTGTTTGGAACAGATATCACTGGAGGAATCGTAATTGGTCTTTTCCTGGGCTATTTAGGCTATCGTCTGCTAAAGTATATCGACAACGACGAGGTGGAAGTTGAAGTTCTTATGACCTTGGCTCTCGTTATGGCTGGAACGCAGCTTGCAGAATTTGCTCATGTATCTGCTAAGCAAGCAGTTGTAGTTATGGGGCTTGTAATTGGCAATGAAGGTAAAAGTGGACATGTAACAAGTGCAGCAGGAGACTATGTCTTTAAATTTTGGCACTTGATTGAAGAAACGCTTAATGCTATGCTATTTGTACTGATAGGACTAGAAATGCTTATTATTCCATGGCGACTCGATTACTTTGCTGCCGGACTATTTGCTTTCAATATTGTACTATTTGCTCGTTACGTAAGTGTGAGCTTGCCAATAGCCGCCATGAGTACCTATCGAAGTTTTGAGAAAAACACGATCCACGTGCTGGCATGGGGTGGATTAAGAGGAGGTATTCCTATTGCTCTTTCCTTATCCCTTCCAGAATTTGAAGGTAAGGAAGTGATTATCACCATGACTTATACTGTAGTAGTCTGCTCTGTACTTTATCAGGGACTAACTATTCCTAAGTTGATGAGAATCACATTCCCAAGAAAATAA
- a CDS encoding SixA phosphatase family protein, which yields MNKELFLVRHAEADSTNFDIKDIERPLTSDGEIDASKLGKTMADLLGTPDLILSSTAIRTRTTTALLAEQLGYDPVNVDFLEDLYESSTRILLRVINELEEKNNKVVIVAHNPAITYLAEYVSGAVIGNVSPAGLVHLKFDGAWAEVSQNNMELVKYHKPVRPAQT from the coding sequence ATGAACAAAGAACTTTTTCTAGTAAGACACGCAGAAGCGGACTCCACAAATTTCGATATCAAGGATATTGAAAGACCATTAACTTCGGACGGCGAAATAGATGCATCTAAATTGGGCAAAACCATGGCTGATCTATTGGGTACGCCAGATTTGATCTTATCTAGTACAGCCATTCGTACACGAACAACTACCGCTCTACTTGCTGAACAGCTGGGGTATGATCCGGTAAATGTGGATTTTTTGGAAGACCTATATGAGTCGTCTACACGCATCTTACTTCGGGTGATTAATGAGCTGGAAGAAAAAAATAATAAAGTAGTAATCGTAGCACATAATCCTGCCATTACTTATTTGGCTGAGTATGTGAGTGGAGCTGTGATCGGTAATGTATCTCCGGCAGGATTGGTTCATTTGAAGTTTGATGGTGCTTGGGCTGAGGTATCTCAGAACAATATGGAGTTGGTGAAATATCACAAGCCAGTTCGTCCGGCACAGACCTGA
- a CDS encoding CopD family protein has protein sequence MTYLYLKALHIIFVVTWFAGLFYMVRLFIYATEASQKEEPEKSILLKQLLLMQSRLWNIIAWPSAIITFVVGTWLAIESGFWTMPWFHLKVLFVLGLFLYHFICQKLFSQMKRGVYKYSSTQLRIWNEVATLFLFAIVFIVVLKNTLSWIWGIIGIVLIGILLMLGIKIYKKLRND, from the coding sequence ATGACCTATTTATATCTAAAAGCCCTCCACATCATTTTTGTAGTCACCTGGTTTGCCGGGTTGTTCTATATGGTGAGGTTATTTATATACGCTACTGAGGCCTCTCAGAAAGAAGAGCCTGAAAAGTCCATATTACTCAAGCAATTGCTTTTGATGCAAAGCCGGCTTTGGAACATCATAGCCTGGCCATCTGCAATTATTACTTTTGTCGTCGGGACTTGGTTAGCCATAGAAAGTGGGTTTTGGACCATGCCTTGGTTTCATTTAAAAGTCTTATTCGTATTAGGTCTTTTTCTTTACCATTTCATTTGTCAAAAACTATTTAGCCAAATGAAGAGAGGAGTTTACAAATACTCTTCCACTCAACTTCGCATCTGGAATGAGGTGGCCACCTTATTTCTTTTTGCCATAGTATTCATTGTTGTACTCAAAAATACCCTCAGCTGGATTTGGGGGATTATTGGAATTGTCCTTATTGGAATTTTACTGATGCTCGGCATCAAGATTTATAAAAAACTTAGAAATGATTAA
- a CDS encoding universal stress protein: MRRILVPIDFSKESMNAYNAARSVALNTDSEILLLHIVEDPNIETMKVSGEAHYDPMDNLYVKLLLNKTKERLEEIVNDPKNSDVTISYKIEIGNPYSSIAQNIASHNSSLIIMGSNGASGLEEILVGSVADKTVRYATCPVVVIKDECSIENVKDIVFATDLKDDQAQIMKHLKNLQEYYDAKLHILKVYNSEWTTSEEVQKRLKMFVSEYDLKNCSTVAMNSSDLAESILDYAEKIDAGMIAIGTHDRHGLLHLLASHVSKSVLNHAHRPIWTMAIR, encoded by the coding sequence ATGAGACGAATATTAGTTCCAATTGACTTTTCTAAGGAATCAATGAATGCATATAACGCAGCACGTTCCGTGGCCTTAAATACTGATTCGGAAATTCTTTTGCTTCATATTGTGGAAGACCCAAATATTGAAACCATGAAAGTATCTGGTGAGGCGCACTATGATCCTATGGATAACTTGTACGTGAAACTATTGCTCAACAAGACAAAAGAACGACTAGAGGAAATAGTGAATGATCCAAAGAATAGTGACGTGACTATTAGTTATAAGATTGAAATTGGAAATCCCTATTCATCGATAGCCCAAAATATTGCGTCACATAATTCTAGTTTGATTATCATGGGATCTAATGGTGCATCGGGATTAGAAGAGATTTTAGTAGGATCTGTGGCTGATAAGACGGTGAGATATGCTACATGTCCCGTGGTAGTGATCAAAGATGAATGTTCTATTGAGAATGTTAAAGATATCGTTTTTGCTACTGATTTAAAGGATGATCAAGCTCAGATCATGAAGCATTTGAAGAATTTACAAGAGTATTATGATGCAAAGCTTCACATTTTAAAAGTGTACAATTCAGAATGGACTACCTCAGAAGAGGTGCAAAAAAGACTCAAGATGTTTGTCTCTGAGTATGATTTGAAAAATTGTTCAACCGTGGCTATGAATTCATCAGATCTCGCAGAGTCAATTTTGGATTATGCAGAGAAAATTGATGCTGGAATGATAGCAATAGGCACACATGATAGACATGGGTTATTACATTTGCTAGCTAGCCATGTTTCTAAAAGTGTACTGAATCATGCGCATCGCCCGATCTGGACGATGGCTATTAGATGA
- the topA gene encoding type I DNA topoisomerase — MSKNLVIVESPAKAKTIEGYLGKDYKVASSYGHVRDLQKGNNAIDIENGFQPTYEVSKDKKDVIRDLKKLAKGAETIYLASDDDREGEAISWHLQEALKLDESKTKRIVFHEITKNAISHAINNPRSLNVDLVNAQQARRVLDRLVGFELSPILWKKIKTGLSAGRVQSVAVRLVVDREREISEHVPVSSFKVTAEFTLDKGKILNAELPSKFKTKEEAESFISDCVGASYDIKNLEKKPGKKSPAPPFTTSTLQQEASRKIGFSVARTMSVAQKLYEAGKISYMRTDSLNLSDEAINGAKNEIASSYGDNFVKTRKFKTKNASAQEAHEAIRPTNFSNRSAGNDESERRLYDLIWKRAIASQMADAEIEKTVATIGVSTRDENLTASGEVVKFEGFLKVYTESTDDENDEEESKGMLPPLEIGQVLDLSIMKAREGFTRHAARYTEASLVKKLEEMGIGRPSTYAPTISTIQRREYVVKEAREGQERKYTEIVLEDGEVVISEKTEITGAEKNKLFPTNIAMIVNDFLVDYFPNVIDYSFTANVEKEFDEIAHGQKTWNAMIESFYDGFHKTVEDTEQVERSEIGKVRELGNDPETGKPIIARMGRFGAMVQMGETSEDEEAEKPKYASLKKGQFLDNITLEDALELFKLPRDVGEFEGKVISIAIGRFGPYIKHDDKFVSIGKDEDPLTLSLDRAIELIKEKQKADAPVAFYDELPVQKGVGRFGPFIKWNGMFINVNKRYDFDNLSEADIVELIKEKIQKEIDKVIHNWEEEGIVVEKARWGRSVIKKGRVKIELPKTVDAAALSLDEVQAIIEKNAPAKKKKAPAKKKTAKAKKK, encoded by the coding sequence ATGTCGAAGAATCTGGTAATAGTAGAGTCGCCCGCCAAGGCGAAAACGATTGAGGGGTATTTGGGTAAAGACTATAAAGTAGCTTCGAGTTATGGTCATGTCCGGGACCTTCAGAAAGGAAACAATGCTATTGACATAGAAAACGGATTTCAACCTACCTATGAAGTCTCCAAAGACAAAAAGGATGTCATCAGAGACTTAAAAAAATTAGCTAAGGGTGCAGAGACTATCTACCTCGCGAGTGATGATGACCGCGAAGGAGAAGCGATTTCCTGGCACTTACAAGAGGCCTTGAAATTGGATGAATCCAAAACCAAAAGGATTGTATTCCACGAGATCACGAAGAATGCAATCAGCCATGCGATCAACAACCCAAGATCTTTAAATGTAGATTTAGTAAATGCGCAGCAAGCAAGAAGAGTGCTAGACAGATTAGTAGGTTTTGAACTCTCTCCTATTCTTTGGAAAAAAATTAAGACTGGCTTGTCTGCTGGACGTGTGCAATCTGTTGCCGTGCGATTGGTCGTAGATAGAGAAAGAGAAATCTCAGAACACGTACCCGTATCTTCTTTTAAAGTTACCGCTGAGTTTACCCTCGACAAAGGCAAAATATTAAACGCAGAACTTCCTTCAAAATTCAAAACAAAAGAAGAAGCCGAGTCATTTATCAGTGATTGTGTAGGCGCCTCTTACGATATTAAAAACCTGGAGAAAAAGCCTGGAAAAAAATCACCCGCTCCTCCATTTACGACTTCTACCCTGCAACAAGAAGCCAGTAGAAAAATTGGTTTTTCTGTAGCACGTACCATGAGTGTCGCTCAAAAATTGTACGAAGCTGGTAAGATCTCTTATATGAGAACAGATTCATTGAATCTTTCGGACGAAGCGATCAATGGGGCTAAAAATGAAATTGCATCTAGCTATGGTGACAATTTCGTGAAAACAAGAAAATTCAAAACTAAGAATGCTTCTGCTCAAGAAGCTCACGAAGCTATCAGACCTACGAACTTCTCGAACCGATCAGCAGGCAACGACGAAAGCGAGAGAAGACTCTACGATTTGATTTGGAAACGAGCTATTGCTTCTCAAATGGCAGATGCTGAAATAGAGAAAACGGTAGCCACCATTGGTGTTTCGACAAGAGATGAAAATTTAACCGCTTCTGGTGAAGTAGTGAAGTTTGAAGGTTTTCTAAAAGTATATACTGAATCCACAGACGACGAAAACGACGAAGAAGAAAGCAAAGGCATGCTACCTCCATTGGAAATCGGACAGGTACTTGATTTGAGTATAATGAAAGCCCGAGAAGGCTTTACCAGACATGCGGCTAGATATACTGAAGCTAGTTTGGTGAAAAAATTAGAAGAGATGGGCATTGGACGTCCGTCTACTTACGCGCCTACCATCTCTACTATTCAGCGTAGAGAATATGTGGTAAAAGAAGCCAGAGAAGGCCAAGAAAGAAAATATACTGAGATCGTTCTGGAAGATGGCGAAGTAGTCATCAGTGAGAAAACAGAAATCACTGGTGCAGAGAAAAACAAACTCTTCCCTACCAACATTGCAATGATCGTAAATGACTTTCTAGTGGATTACTTCCCCAATGTCATAGACTATTCATTTACGGCCAATGTAGAAAAGGAATTTGATGAAATCGCTCACGGCCAAAAGACCTGGAATGCGATGATCGAATCGTTTTATGATGGATTTCATAAGACGGTTGAAGATACTGAACAGGTGGAACGTTCAGAAATTGGTAAAGTGAGAGAACTTGGTAACGATCCTGAGACTGGAAAACCTATCATCGCCCGAATGGGACGATTCGGCGCTATGGTTCAGATGGGCGAAACCAGTGAAGACGAAGAGGCAGAAAAGCCTAAATACGCAAGTCTTAAGAAAGGCCAGTTTCTGGACAATATCACTTTAGAAGATGCGCTTGAACTTTTCAAATTACCACGAGATGTGGGTGAATTTGAAGGCAAAGTCATAAGCATTGCCATAGGGAGATTTGGACCTTACATCAAGCATGATGATAAATTTGTATCTATTGGAAAGGATGAAGATCCTTTGACTTTAAGTCTGGATCGTGCCATAGAATTGATAAAAGAAAAGCAAAAAGCAGATGCTCCAGTGGCCTTTTACGATGAACTTCCTGTTCAAAAAGGAGTTGGGCGTTTTGGTCCATTTATTAAGTGGAATGGCATGTTCATCAATGTGAACAAGCGATACGATTTTGACAACCTTTCTGAAGCTGATATTGTTGAATTGATAAAGGAAAAAATCCAAAAGGAGATTGACAAAGTCATTCACAACTGGGAGGAAGAAGGCATTGTCGTTGAAAAAGCACGATGGGGACGTTCGGTGATCAAAAAAGGCAGAGTAAAAATAGAACTACCGAAAACAGTAGACGCTGCGGCACTTAGCTTAGATGAAGTGCAAGCGATCATTGAGAAGAATGCTCCTGCTAAAAAGAAAAAAGCACCCGCAAAAAAGAAGACTGCGAAAGCCAAGAAAAAATAG